One part of the Lotus japonicus ecotype B-129 chromosome 2, LjGifu_v1.2 genome encodes these proteins:
- the LOC130736009 gene encoding uncharacterized protein LOC130736009: MAAIGRFLPKAALRALPLYTLLKKGATFEWSAEADTTFTQLKEILSSPPILTSPRPGETLYLYLAVREKAVSSVLVREEEGVQLPVYFVSRSLKGAELRYPMLEKVALTLLNTARRLRRYFQVHRIIVCTDQPIRQVLHKPDLAGRMVSWSIELSKHDIRYEPRKAIKAQVLADFLVELTDEEEPPAETTWVVNVDGSSNKEGGGAGIVLQSSTGMVVEQSLRFNFPTTNNQAEYEACIARLVTARDLGAKEILVRCDSLLVVSQANGEAQAKDPILEQYLAHLKRLASTFSKVEFRHVPRAQNDRADTLASTGKPGLNGTVIQGTLALPYVADPNRPSGQVTMHVDMDEDWRSPIFKYLRTGWLLEDKAQAKKLVRCSSWYTIINDDLFKRGFSTPLLKCLPKDRAAYVLAEIHEGSCSHHPGGRSLARKVLRAGYYWPTLEKDVVDHVKRCDPCQRHADLHNAPPARLSSLVSPWPFHQWGMDLLGPFDTAPGQLRHLIAAVDYYTKWIEAEPLAKITSARVQRFFYKNVISRFGVPRVLVTDNGTQFTSKGFRELMDGLHIKQRFTSVEHPQTNGQAESANRVILRGLRKRLRKAKGNWAEQLDHVLWAYRTTPHSTTGESPYRLTFGTEAVIPAKIGEPSARTAGFDPVQNGQLIEEDLDLLAERRAVANCRELIAKQHAALRYNKKVVLRSFATGDLVLRNASVGARSTERGKLAANWEGPYRVTEATGTGAYKLETIAGKEIPRTWNATNLRRYYS; encoded by the coding sequence ATGGCGGCGATCGGCCGTTTCTTGCCAAAGGCCGCTCTCCGGGCACTACCACTTTACACCCTTCTGAAGAAGGGAGCAACTTTTGAATGGTCAGCGGAGGCCGACACGACATTCACCCAGCTGAAGGAGATCCTTTCGTCCCCTCCCATCCTGACCAGCCCTAGACCAGGGGAGACACTGTACCTATACTTGGCAGTGCGGGAAAAGGCAGTAAGTTCCGTTCTGGTCAGAGAAGAGGAGGGAGTCCAACTTCCCGTCTACTTTGTCAGCCGATCATTGAAGGGAGCGGAGCTCCGGTATCCGATGTTGGAGAAAGTAGCGCTGACCTTGCTGAACACAGCTCGGCGACTGCGGAGGTACTTTCAGGTTCATCGCATTATCGTCTGCACCGACCAGCCGATCAGACAGGTCCTCCATAAGCCAGATCTGGCTGGTCGCATGGTTAGCTGGTCCATTGAGCTCTCCAAGCATGACATCCGCTACGAACCCAGGAAAGCCATTAAAGCCCAAGTCCTCGCCGACTTCCTAGTCGAGCTCACGGACGAAGAGGAACCCCCTGCTGAGACTACATGGGTAGTCAACGTAGATGGCTCGAGTAACAAGGAAGGTGGAGGGGCTGGAATCGTTTTGCAAAGTAGCACTGGGATGGTGGTCGAACAGTCCCTCCGTTTCAACTTCCCAACAACGAACAATCAGGCCGAGTACGAGGCCTGCATTGCGAGGCTGGTCACAGCTCGAGACCTGGGAGCAAAGGAAATCCTTGTCCGCTGCGACTCACTTCTGGTCGTCTCACAAGCCAATGGTGAAGCTCAAGCTAAGGATCCCATATTGGAACAGTACTTGGCCCATTTGAAGCGACTGGCTTCAACCTTCAGCAAGGTAGAATTCCGTCACGTCCCAAGAGCACAAAATGATCGCGCGGACACTCTGGCCAGCACCGGGAAACCCGGCCTGAATGGGACAGTCATTCAAGGAACCCTGGCCCTCCCTTATGTCGCTGACCCCAATCGACCGTCGGGACAGGTGACGATGCATGTCGATATGGATGAAGACTGGAGATCCCCTATCTTCAAGTACCTCAGAACTGGATGGTTGCTAGAGGACAAGGCCCAAGCCAAGAAGTTGGTCAGGTGCTCCTCCTGGTACACCATAATCAATGACGACCTCTTCAAGCGGGGATTCTCCACCCCCCTTCTCAAGTGCTTGCCCAAGGACAGAGCGGCTTATGTTTTAGCGGAAATCCACGAGGGCAGCTGCAGCCACCATCCGGGTGGACGCTCCCTTGCCAGAAAAGTACTCCGAGCCGGTTACTACTGGCCCACCTTGGAGAAAGATGTTGTGGATCATGTTAAGCGGTGCGACCCATGTCAGAGGCACGCTGACCTGCACAACGCTCCACCTGCACGTCTTTCATCTCTGGTCAGCCCTTGGCCTTTTCACCAATGGGGAATGGATCTTCTAGGTCCATTTGACACGGCCCCGGGTCAGCTCCGACACTTGATCGCAGCAGTAGATTACTACACCAAGTGGATCGAGGCAGAGCCACTAGCAAAAATTACCTCGGCTCGGGTGCAACGCTTCTTCTACAAGAACGTTATTAGTAGGTTCGGCGTACCCAGGGTCCTGGTCACagacaatgggacccagtttACCTCTAAAGGATTTAGGGAACTAATGGACGGGCTACACATCAAACAACGGTTTACCTCCGTCGAACACCCCCAAACAAACGGACAGGCTGAGTCGGCGAATAGAGTCATCCTCAGAGGCCTCCGGAAAAGACTGAGGAAAGCCAAAGGCAATTGGGCCGAGCAACTCGACCACGTCCTGTGGGCATACCGCACAACACCGCACTCGACTACCGGGGAGAGCCCTTACCGCCTCACCTTTGGCACAGAAGCGGTTATTCCGGCTAAGATAGGAGAACCGAGCGCTCGAACGGCTGGATTCGACCCCGTTCAGAACGGCCAACTCATCGAGGAGGACCTTGACCTCCTGGCTGAAAGAAGAGCGGTCGCCAACTGCAGAGAGCTGATCGCAAAGCAACATGCAGCTCTTCGCTATAACAAGAAAGTAGTTCTCCGCTCCTTTGCCACTGGAGACTTGGTCCTGCGGAACGCCAGCGTCGGAGCACGTTCGACCGAGCGCGGAAAGCTAGCAgccaactgggaaggcccttataGGGTGACCGAAGCAACCGGCACAGGAGCATACAAGCTGGAGACTATAGCCGGGAAAGAGATTCCCCGCACTTGGAATGCAACTAATCTGAGAAGATACTACAGCTAG